From the Deinococcus gobiensis I-0 genome, the window CCTGCACGATGCCCACGCCGATCAGCTCGTCGCCGGGCTGGAGGTTGATGGCGATCAGGCCCGCCGAGGTGATGTTCGAGTAGTCGGTGATCAGGGTCTTTTTGACCATGCCGTTCTTGGTGGCGAAGATGAAGCAGCCCGCCGCGTCGAAGCCCCCGACGCTCAGCACCGAGGCGATGCTCTCGTCCTCGCGCAGGCTGGGCAGCAGGTTGCGGATGTGCGTGCCCTTGGCGTCGCGGCCCGCTTCCGGCAGGTCGTAGATCTTCTCGTGGAACACGCGGCCCTGGTCGGTGAAGAACAGCAGGTAGTCGTGCGTGGACCCCACGAACACGCGGGTGTTCACGTCTTCCTCGCGCAGCTTGCCGCCCGACGCCCCGCGCCCGCCACGGCCCTGGGCCCGGTAGGCCCCCAGGTTGGTGCGCTTGAGGTACCCGGCCTTGGTCATGGTGATGACCATGTCCTCGACGGCGATCAGGTCCTCCTTGCCGATGTCCTCTTCCAGGGCCGTGATCACCGAGCGGCGCTCGTCGCCGTAGCGGTCGCGGATGTCGCGGATTTCCTTCTTGATCTCGCGCCACAGCAGCTTCTCGTCGCCCAGGATGGACTTCAGGCGCGCGATGGTGTTCTGGAGTTCGGTGTATTCGCTCTGGAGCTTCTCGCGTTCCAGGCCCACGAGGCGCTGGAGGCGCATGTCCAGGATCGCCTGGGCCTGCACGTCGCTCAGGCCGAAGCGGGCCATCAGGCCGTCGCGGGCCTCGGCGCCGGTGTTGCTCGCGCGGATCAGGCCGATCACTTCGTCGATGGAGTCGAGCGCCTTGATCAGGCCTTCGAGGATGTGGGCGCGCTCCTCGGCCTTGCGCAGCTCGTACGCGGTGCGCCGGGTCACCACGTCCTGACGGTGGGTCAGGAAGTACTGCATGGTGTCGATCAGCGGCAGCACGCGCGGCTCGCCGTTCACGATGCTCAGGTTGATTACCGTGTAGGTCGACTGCAGCTGCGTGTACTTGTAGAGCTGGTTCAGGACCAGGGTCGGAATCGCCCCGCGCTTGAGCTCGATGACGATGCGCACCGGCTCCTTGCGGTCGGACTCGTCACGCAGCGCGCTGATGTCGGGAATCTTGCCCGCCTTGTACATCGCGCTGATGGTCTGGAGCAGGTTGGTCTTGTTGAGCTGGTACGGAATCTCGCTGATGATGATCTGCGAGCGGCCGTTCTTCTCGTCGATGCGGGCCTTGCCGCGCACCTTCAGGCCGGCGTGCCCGGTCGCGAAGGCCTCGCGGATGCCCACCGAGCTGATGCGCCCCCCGGTCGGGAAATCCGGACCCTTGACGTGCGTCATCATCTCGTCGAGCGTGATGTTGGGCTTGTCGATCAGGGCGAGCAGGCCGTTACAGATCTCGGTGAGATTGTGCGGCGGGATGTTCGTCGCCATGCCCACCGCGATGCCCGAAGCGCCGTTGATGAGCAGGTTGGGCACCGCCGAGGGCAGCACGGTCGGTTCCTGGGTCGTCTCGTCGTAGTTTGCCTTGAGGTCCACCGTCTCTTTTTCGAGGTCGGCGAGCATCTCCTCGGCCACCTTGGTCATGCGGGCCTCGGTGTAGCGCATGGCGGCGGCCATGTCACCGTCCATCGAGCCGAAGTTGCCCTGCGGGTCCACCATGGTGTAGCGCATGTTCCACCACTGCCCGAGCCGCACCATCGCGTCGTAGATGGAGGTGTCGCCGTGCGGGTGGTACTTCTTCATGACCTCGCCGACCACCGAGGCCGACTTGGCGTGCTTCTGGTTGCTGCTCAGGCCTTCTTGCAGCATGGCGTACATGATCCGGCGCTGCACCGGCTTGAGACCGTCGCGCACGTCGGGCAGCGCGCGGTCCACGATCACGTTCATGGCGTAGTTGATGAAGTTGGTCTTGACTTCACTGGTGATGTCAACAGGCTGAATTCCGGTCATCAGGCTCCAATACGGCCGGCCGCCGACCCTGAAGGGTGCGGCCGTGCGGAAAACGAGGGGCGCGCCCGGCACCACTGCCGGGAATGGAAAGATTCTAGCATATTACGCTATATGCGTAACAGAATCCTCCTCCTCAACGGCCCCTATTTTAGCGCAGAATGACGTTAAAAACACGTCAGGAAGCCCGAAGTGCTGGCCGGGCGGCGCATGAAGGTGGCCGGCAGTGAGAAGCGTGTGACGGCGGCGGCGCTATGCTGCCGGGCGATGCTTGCTGAACTGACACAGTTGGTCACGGACGTGAACGGAGCCTGGGCGGCGGCTATCGGCGGGCTTGACGGCCTGCTGGTCGAAGGGCACGCGCAGGCCGACACGGACCTGAACCTGCTGGTCGCCGAACACGCGGGTATCCTGCGCGCGGCGAACGCCGCCTACGACCAGACGCTCGGCGGCGGCCTGGCGCGCGAACTGTACGTGCGCGGCGAGAGCCTGAGCGTCTTTTTGCAGCCGATCGGCAGCGACTTTTTCCTGCTGCTGGCCCTGGACGGCCGCAGCAACCTCGGGCAGGCCCGGCTGTATGGCCGGGACGCGGCCCGGCGACTCGAAGCCCAACTCTGATGCCCTGCGTGAGCGACCATGAAACTTGATCCCCTGCGTACACTTCCCGGTCTCGTCGCCGCTGGCCTGGTGGGCCGCGACGGCCTGGCCCTCGAAACGGTCGGTGAGGGCGGCGAGGCCCTGGCGGCCGAACTCGCCGCCCTGCGGGCCGGTGCCGAGCGGGTCGGCCGCCGCCTGGGCGCAGGCACGGTCAGCCGATTCGCCCTGACCGGCGATGGGGTCGAAATCCTGGCCCTGACCTCGGGCGACTACGTGCTGGGCGCGGCCCTGACGCGCGGAGTAGACACCCGTCCCGCCGGGCAGGTCCTGGCCCGCCTCATCCAGGACCTCACGCTGCCCGAGGACGCCGATGATTGAGGCGTTCCTGGACGTGCGTGGCGTGCGCTACGCCGCCCTGGTGGACGAGGCGGGCGCCCTGGTCGCCCACGTCGGCGACGTGCCCGCCGAACTCGACGTGGCGGCCTCGGCGCGCGCGCTGCTGGGCAGCCTCCAGAACGCGGTGGGCGAACCGGAATGGAACGACCTGCTGCTCGACCTCGGCAGCGGCCCGCTGCTGCTCACGCCGCTGGGCCGCCAGCTCCTGATGACCGCCTTCGACGACGTGGCGAATCTGGGCCGCGTACGCTTCGCGGTCAAGCGTGCGCTGGGACTGTAGGCGCAGGCCGGGAGCGGGGCGGGGGAGAGGCGCTGGCCTCCGCCCGCCCCGCCCATGTTCAGGCGTCCAGTGCCCCGAAGCCCGGCAGGCCGTCGAACAGCCCGCGCAGCGGGTAGGTCGCAATGGCCGTGCGCGTGCCCGCGACGCTGAACCCCTCGCGCCCGAGCATCTGGCGCTCCATCGCTTCGCGCTCCTCGGCCGACATCTTGCCCATCACGCTCTCGGCCCCGGTCTGGGTGCCGTGGGCCGCCAGGGCGGCGCGCTTGTTGGCGGCGTAGGGGGTCACGTCCATCTGCACGGCCACCGTGCCCTCCGACACGCCGTACACCAGCGGGTCGAGGTCCTGGCCCATGCGCGACAGGCCGCGCGCCGCCTCGGTGCTCAGGGCGGTGTAGTACAGGCGCTGCGGCCCGCCGCCCGGCAGGTGCCCGGTACTGAAGAAAGCGCCGGTGGCCGCGCGCTGGATCTGGAGGTGGTCCACGTGGCCGTAGCCGCCGTGCGGATCGAAGGTCACCATGACCTGCGGCCGCACGTCCTCGATCAGGGCGCGCAGCTTGACTTCCACGTCCAGCGGGTTGACGTTCATCAGCGCCAGGGGGTCGTCATGGCGCGTGCGCTCGTAGCGGCCCGAGTCGTGGTAGTCCAGAAAGACCGGCTCGGGAATCTCCAGGGCGCGGCAGGCCTCGCGCAGCTCCTGCTCACGCTGCGCGCCGAGGTCGTCCACCGTCATGCCCGGCACGGTGATCTTGCCGGCCTCGCCGCGCGTGGCGCAGGCCAGCACCACCCGCACGCCCCGGCGGGCGTAGTGCGTCAGGGTGCCGCCGACGCTGAAGGCCTCGTCGTCCGGATGCGCGAAGACGGCGAGCAGGGTAGGGGTCGGGTTGGAGGTCATGGCGTCACTGTAGAGCGCCGTTGCGGGCTGAGGGTCAGGGCGGCCCGCCCCGGCCGGGGCCTGGGGCGGGCTCCGTCTTCCGGCTCAGCGGCGGATGACGGCCGGAAATTCGGGCGGCGCGACGAAGGGCACGGCCCGGCGCAGGTCCAGCACGAACAGGGTGCGCTGGCCCGCGCGCGTGAGCTGCACGCCGCCGCCCGTGCCCGGCAGCAGCCGCGCCGAGACGCCGGGCCAGCCCGCCAGCGCGGCCAGCGGCACCAGCGGCGTGCGGGCCACGTACACCACCGGTACGGGCGCGCGGGCGACCGTGCCGGCCGGCGATGACGTACCGGCCTGGGCCGCGCTGCCCTGGGGGGCACTGAGGGTCGCGGTGCGCGGGGTCAGCAGGGCCACGTTCAATCCCAGGGCCGAGGCGGCCGGGCCGAGCGGCAGGTAGACCTGCCCCCCGATGACCTGCGCGCCCTGCGACGCCAGCGCGGCCCACTGGGCGGGGGTGCGCGTGGGCTGGGCGGGCGTGGCCGGCGTGGGGGCCGGCTGGGGCCGCGTGGGGGTGGTGGCGGTGGGGGTCGGAGATGCGGGTGTCGTGGGGGTCTGGGCGACCGGGGGGCGGGTGGCCGGGGTCTGAACGGGGTTCAGGGGGGTCTGGGCCAGCGTGGCCGTCGCCGCTGCCCGGCGGGCCTGCACGCGCGCCTGCGTCTCGGCCGCGCTCAGGGTACGGCCCCAGCCATCGGGCACGCCCCGGAAGGTGGACCACGGTCCGCTCGCCAGCGGCCGGCCCTTGGGCAGGGCATTGAGCAGCCCGCCCTCGGTCGAGAAGTACAGCGTGCCCGCGTCACTCACGGCGACCCCGGTGTCAATCTTCTTGCCGGTCTTGAGGGTCCAGAGGGCCTGCCCGGCCGGGCCGATGGCGTGCAGGGTGCCCGAGAGGTCGCCCACGACCACCGTACCGTCGCTGAGCTCGGCCGCCGGAGCCGCGACCGGCGCGCCCGCCGGATAGACCCACTCGTCCTCGCCGGAGGTGTTGACGGCGTACACGTTGCCGTCGTAGCTGCCCACCACGACCAGCCCGCCCGAGGTCACGATGGGGCTGGCGTTCACGAACAGGCTCGTCTGGCGGGTCCAGCGCAGCTTGCCCTGGGCGTCGAGACTGTAGATCTTGCGGTCGCTGGACCCGAAGTACACGTTGCCCTGGGCGTCGAGGGCCGGGCTGCTGAAGATCAGCGATCCGGCCGCGAAGCTCCACTTGAGCCGGCCCTCGGGCGTCAGGGCCTGGAGGCGGTTGTTCTGCGCCCCGAAATAGACCGTGCCGTCCGCACCGATGGCCGGGCTGCTGAACACGGGGGCGCCCACCTTGTAGGTCCACAGGGCCTGCCCCTGGGGACTGACCGCGTACACCGTGCCGTTGGCCGTCGCCGCCACCACGCTGCCGTCGGGGCGCAGTGCCGGGCTGGCGAAGATGTCACCGTCGAGCTTGAGTTTCCACACGAGTTTGCCGCCGGCGTCCAGGCGGTACAGGGTGTCGTCATAGGAGGCGGCCAGCACGTCGCCCTGGGGGGTCACGACCGGCTGCGCGCGGCCCAGGTCGCCGACCGCGAAGGCCCACTTTTCCTTGCCGGAGGCGTCGGTGCGCCGGATACGGGCGTCGCTCCCGACGAAGGTCAGGTCGCCGCCGCTGCTCACGCTGATGGGCGAAATGACCTTCAGGTCACGGGTCCAGACCGGCTGGGGGGCGGCGCGCAGCGGGACGTTCTGTTGGGCATCGGCGCCCGCGTAAAGGAGGGCCAGGGTCAAGGCGGAGGCGGTTCTCATGTGTCGGGTCATCAGAATGTAAATTCCTTTACGGTCTCTTTACGGTGGCTTGGGGGTCCTGGGGCCGTATGGACGGCCGTCAAAGTAGCGTCCTAAGATGAATTCCGTTATGAAAAAGATTCTCATGCTGAGTGCGTTTGCCCTGGCCGGACTGGCCGCCGCGCAGGACACCACGACCCCCGCGCCGACCGAGACGGCCCCGGCGACCACGGAAACCGCTCCGGCAACCACGGAAACGGCGCCCATGACCGACACCGTGACCACCACGGCGGCCCCGGACATGACCATGATGACCATGACCCCTGCCGACGCCTTCGCCCGCGCGCAGGAATACGCGGTGCAGGCCGACGTGGCCTACCCCGTGCCCTTCTACGACCGCACGCTGTGGAAGGCCGCCGTGGACGCCTCCTACATGGCCGCCAGCCAGGACACGAGCAACCGCGCCTACGACGCCTACCTGGCGCAGCTCTACACCAAGACCCAGTGGTGGATCAACGCCTACAACGCCTGGAACAACCTGGGCGATCTGAACGACACCGAAAAGGAATGGGCCAGCCTCAGCGCGGCCAAGCTCGCCTACATCGCGCTGCAGCGCGGCGACCGCACCACGGCCCGCATGTACGTGGAAAAGGGCATGAGCTGGAAGGACAGCGCCAGCCTCCAGGCCATCATGCGCCGCCTCTGAACTGAGCAGCGCGACTTCCGACCGCGTTCCCGCACCGGGGGCGCGGTTTTTTCGGCCTGGAGATGGGTCCTTCGTAAGGCTTTCGGCCCATAGACGGGGTCTGCGGCCCCCCCTAGCATGGCTTCATGTTCCGCCGCCGCCCCACGCTGCCCCCCTTCGTTCCCGGCGCGCTGCTGGTCGGCGGCGCGGTACGCGACTGGCTGCGCGGCGTGGCCCCCCACGACTTCGACTGGGCCGCGCCCGACCCGGCGGCGGCGGCGCGCGGCCTGGTCGCCCAGCGGGGCGGTCACGTCTTCGCGCTGGACGAGGCGCGGGGGTACTGGCGGGTGAAATTGCCGGACGGCACCGAACACGACTTCGTGCCGCAGCCCGCCGACGTGCAGGAGGACCTGCTGCGGCGCGACTTCACCGTGAATGCGATGGGCCTGACCGCCGCGCGGGACCTGCTGGACCCGGCAGGCGGGCGGGCCGACCTGCGCGCGGGCCGCCTGCGGATGGTGTCGGAGGAGAACCTGCGCGCCGACCCGCTGCGGGCCTGGCGCGCGGCGCGCTTCATGGTGACGCTGGGGTTCAAGCCTGACCCCGAGACCGAGGCCGCCGTGCGCCGGATCGCGGCCGACCTCGCGGCAGGCACGCTGCCCATGCCGGCGGCCGAGCGGGTGCGCGACGAGATGCAGGCCCTGCTCGCCGCCCCGGAGGCGGCGCGCGGCCTGCTGGCCCTGGAAAATCTGGGCCTGCTGGCCCTGACCCTGCCGGAGCTGCGCGAGGGCCAGGGCGTCACGCAGGGGGGCTTTCACCACCTCGACGTGTTCGGGCACGGCGTCGAGGCGCTGCACCAGCTCCTGGCGCGCATGCCCGACGCCCCGCTGCCGCTGCGCTGGGCCGCGCTGCTGCACGACGTGGGCAAGCCGCGCACCCTGGACCGCAACCCCGAGACGGGCCGGCGCACCTTCTACGGCCACGACAAGGTGGGCGCGGCCCTGACCACCCAGATCCTCACGCGCCTGAGGTTGCCCGGCGACGAGGTGAAGTACGCCGCGCGGCTCGTCGGGGCGCATATGGCCCAGTTGCCGGCCGACGACCAGGCCGCCCGGCGCTTCGCCCACCGCCGCCGTGACCTGCTGCCCGACCTCCTGCGCGTGATGCTCGCCGACCGCGAGGCGGCGCGGGGCAAGGACAGCTCGCCCGCCGGGCGCTACGCCTACATGCTCGCCATGAACCGCGTGCTGGAGGCCCTGGAGGCGCAGCCCGCCGCGCCCGCGCCGCTGCTGAGCGGCGAGGACGTGATGGGTCTGCTCTCGCTGCCCCCCGGCCCCCGCGTAGGTGAGGTGCTGCGCGCCCTGGCCGAGGCGCGGGCGATGGGCGAAGTGCAGACCCCCGAAGCCGCCCGCGCCTGGGTGCGGGACTGGGCGGCGGCCCACCCGGCGGCCTAGCGCCGGGGTGGCGCGGGGCGGACGTAAGAGACCTGGAAGCGTTTCCCGATATGCTGCCGCGCAGGATGAGCCACGACCACTCGCGCGACGCCCACCCCCTCACCCCCGACTGGGTCGGTGACGCGGTGTTCTACCAGATTTTCCCCGACCGCTTCGCCCGCAGTGGGCGCGTGGGCGGCCTGAACCTGCAACCCTGGGGCGAGGCGCCCGAGTTCCACCGCTACATGGGCGGCGATCTGTGGGGCGTGAGCGCCAAGCTCGACTATATCCAGAGCCTCGGCGTCACGGCCATCTACTTCTGCCCGGTGTTCCAGTCGGCGTCCAACCACCGCTACCACACGCACGACTATTTTCAGGTGGACCCCATGCTGGGCGGCAACGAGGCGCTGCGCCTGCTCATCGACGAGGCGCACAAGCGGGGCATCAAGGTGGTGCTCGACGGGGTGTTCAACCACTCCAGCCGAGGCTTTTTCCAGTTCAACGACCTGCTCGAACAGGGCGAGGCCAGCGCCTACCGCGACTGGTTCCATGTCGAGGGCTGGCCCCTTCAGGCCTACGACGACACCCGGCCGGCCGGCTACGCGGCGTGGTGGGGCAACCGCGCGCTGCCCAAATTCAATACCTCGAACCCCGCCGTGCGCGAGTTCCTGTGGTCGGTGGCCGAGTACTGGATTCACTTCGGCATCGACGGCTGGCGGCTGGACGTGCCCAACGAGATCGACGACGACTCCTTCTGGCAGGAGTTCCGCCGCCGCGTCAAGGCGATCAATCCCGAGGCCTACATCGTCGGCGAGATCTGGGGCGACGCGCACCGGTGGCTCCAGGGCGACCAGTTCGACGCGGTGATGAACTACCACTTCACCCGGCCCTGTCTGGCCTTTTTCGGTGCGCACACGCTGGACCACGGCATGAACGAGCGCAGCGGCACCGGCCGGGTCGAGCCGATGGACGCCGCCGCCTTCGCGGGTCGCATGGGCGAGGTC encodes:
- the gyrA gene encoding DNA gyrase subunit A, whose amino-acid sequence is MTGIQPVDITSEVKTNFINYAMNVIVDRALPDVRDGLKPVQRRIMYAMLQEGLSSNQKHAKSASVVGEVMKKYHPHGDTSIYDAMVRLGQWWNMRYTMVDPQGNFGSMDGDMAAAMRYTEARMTKVAEEMLADLEKETVDLKANYDETTQEPTVLPSAVPNLLINGASGIAVGMATNIPPHNLTEICNGLLALIDKPNITLDEMMTHVKGPDFPTGGRISSVGIREAFATGHAGLKVRGKARIDEKNGRSQIIISEIPYQLNKTNLLQTISAMYKAGKIPDISALRDESDRKEPVRIVIELKRGAIPTLVLNQLYKYTQLQSTYTVINLSIVNGEPRVLPLIDTMQYFLTHRQDVVTRRTAYELRKAEERAHILEGLIKALDSIDEVIGLIRASNTGAEARDGLMARFGLSDVQAQAILDMRLQRLVGLEREKLQSEYTELQNTIARLKSILGDEKLLWREIKKEIRDIRDRYGDERRSVITALEEDIGKEDLIAVEDMVITMTKAGYLKRTNLGAYRAQGRGGRGASGGKLREEDVNTRVFVGSTHDYLLFFTDQGRVFHEKIYDLPEAGRDAKGTHIRNLLPSLREDESIASVLSVGGFDAAGCFIFATKNGMVKKTLITDYSNITSAGLIAINLQPGDELIGVGIVQDSDHVVLATQNGKAMRFEAEEVRATGRATQGVIGIRLREGENDAVVSMALIPVADEGVELLAVSEYGLGKRTPVSDYPAKGRGGMGVITLDVTDKTGQLVTLARVAGDEELMVLTEKGTVIRTRVEEVRVTGRNAQGVKVINIADKDCVISAFPIRREDEL
- a CDS encoding roadblock/LC7 domain-containing protein, whose protein sequence is MLAELTQLVTDVNGAWAAAIGGLDGLLVEGHAQADTDLNLLVAEHAGILRAANAAYDQTLGGGLARELYVRGESLSVFLQPIGSDFFLLLALDGRSNLGQARLYGRDAARRLEAQL
- a CDS encoding roadblock/LC7 domain-containing protein; the protein is MKLDPLRTLPGLVAAGLVGRDGLALETVGEGGEALAAELAALRAGAERVGRRLGAGTVSRFALTGDGVEILALTSGDYVLGAALTRGVDTRPAGQVLARLIQDLTLPEDADD
- a CDS encoding roadblock/LC7 domain-containing protein; amino-acid sequence: MIEAFLDVRGVRYAALVDEAGALVAHVGDVPAELDVAASARALLGSLQNAVGEPEWNDLLLDLGSGPLLLTPLGRQLLMTAFDDVANLGRVRFAVKRALGL
- a CDS encoding PIG-L family deacetylase — encoded protein: MTSNPTPTLLAVFAHPDDEAFSVGGTLTHYARRGVRVVLACATRGEAGKITVPGMTVDDLGAQREQELREACRALEIPEPVFLDYHDSGRYERTRHDDPLALMNVNPLDVEVKLRALIEDVRPQVMVTFDPHGGYGHVDHLQIQRAATGAFFSTGHLPGGGPQRLYYTALSTEAARGLSRMGQDLDPLVYGVSEGTVAVQMDVTPYAANKRAALAAHGTQTGAESVMGKMSAEEREAMERQMLGREGFSVAGTRTAIATYPLRGLFDGLPGFGALDA
- a CDS encoding PQQ-binding-like beta-propeller repeat protein, translating into MRTASALTLALLYAGADAQQNVPLRAAPQPVWTRDLKVISPISVSSGGDLTFVGSDARIRRTDASGKEKWAFAVGDLGRAQPVVTPQGDVLAASYDDTLYRLDAGGKLVWKLKLDGDIFASPALRPDGSVVAATANGTVYAVSPQGQALWTYKVGAPVFSSPAIGADGTVYFGAQNNRLQALTPEGRLKWSFAAGSLIFSSPALDAQGNVYFGSSDRKIYSLDAQGKLRWTRQTSLFVNASPIVTSGGLVVVGSYDGNVYAVNTSGEDEWVYPAGAPVAAPAAELSDGTVVVGDLSGTLHAIGPAGQALWTLKTGKKIDTGVAVSDAGTLYFSTEGGLLNALPKGRPLASGPWSTFRGVPDGWGRTLSAAETQARVQARRAAATATLAQTPLNPVQTPATRPPVAQTPTTPASPTPTATTPTRPQPAPTPATPAQPTRTPAQWAALASQGAQVIGGQVYLPLGPAASALGLNVALLTPRTATLSAPQGSAAQAGTSSPAGTVARAPVPVVYVARTPLVPLAALAGWPGVSARLLPGTGGGVQLTRAGQRTLFVLDLRRAVPFVAPPEFPAVIRR
- a CDS encoding HD domain-containing protein, which codes for MFRRRPTLPPFVPGALLVGGAVRDWLRGVAPHDFDWAAPDPAAAARGLVAQRGGHVFALDEARGYWRVKLPDGTEHDFVPQPADVQEDLLRRDFTVNAMGLTAARDLLDPAGGRADLRAGRLRMVSEENLRADPLRAWRAARFMVTLGFKPDPETEAAVRRIAADLAAGTLPMPAAERVRDEMQALLAAPEAARGLLALENLGLLALTLPELREGQGVTQGGFHHLDVFGHGVEALHQLLARMPDAPLPLRWAALLHDVGKPRTLDRNPETGRRTFYGHDKVGAALTTQILTRLRLPGDEVKYAARLVGAHMAQLPADDQAARRFAHRRRDLLPDLLRVMLADREAARGKDSSPAGRYAYMLAMNRVLEALEAQPAAPAPLLSGEDVMGLLSLPPGPRVGEVLRALAEARAMGEVQTPEAARAWVRDWAAAHPAA
- a CDS encoding alpha-amylase family glycosyl hydrolase translates to MSHDHSRDAHPLTPDWVGDAVFYQIFPDRFARSGRVGGLNLQPWGEAPEFHRYMGGDLWGVSAKLDYIQSLGVTAIYFCPVFQSASNHRYHTHDYFQVDPMLGGNEALRLLIDEAHKRGIKVVLDGVFNHSSRGFFQFNDLLEQGEASAYRDWFHVEGWPLQAYDDTRPAGYAAWWGNRALPKFNTSNPAVREFLWSVAEYWIHFGIDGWRLDVPNEIDDDSFWQEFRRRVKAINPEAYIVGEIWGDAHRWLQGDQFDAVMNYHFTRPCLAFFGAHTLDHGMNERSGTGRVEPMDAAAFAGRMGEVTRMYHPDIVRAQLNLLDSHDTARFLSAVGGDATAHRLAVTFQMTYLGAPCIYYGGEIGLPGGPDPDCRRAFPWDESVWDQETLALTRRLTAARHASRALQRGDFHVTHAQGETVVYARRLRDEAAHVALNTGHQPTRLPLGEVRPGTYQDVLSGRMHTLEAGAEVDVPARGAVVLVPA